A single genomic interval of Lepidochelys kempii isolate rLepKem1 chromosome 13, rLepKem1.hap2, whole genome shotgun sequence harbors:
- the DYNLRB1 gene encoding dynein light chain roadblock-type 1 encodes MAEVEETLKRIQSQKGVQGIIVVNSEGIPIKSTVDNSTTVQYAGLMHSFIMKARSTVRDIDPQNDLTFLRIRSKKNEIMIAPDKDYFLIVIQNPTE; translated from the exons ATG gctGAGGTGGAAGAAACACTGAAGCGAATTCAGAGCCAAAAGGGCGTCCAAGGAATCATTGTTGTTAATTCGGAAG GTATTCCTATCAAAAGCACGGTGGACAACTCCACAACAGTGCAATACGCAGGCCTAATGCACAGCTTCATCATGAAGGCAAGGAGCACTGTGCGAGACATTGATCCCCAGAACGACCTGACATTCCTGCGAATCCGCTCCAAGAAAAACGAGATCATGATTGCTCCAG ATAAAGACTATTTCCTGATCGTCATCCAGAATCCAACAGAATGA